In one window of Methanosarcina vacuolata Z-761 DNA:
- a CDS encoding ATP-binding protein → MTWIVVAPDRDNRYKLVSKRGTSGLLPKGSYLTIIDTDNENKPLFVLQVEESSQEYPYSPSPMTVDMDLGKIKADLKWQNIISARVIKDLNERTDGKVNVVDILSVARRSNQDEIDIAMGHNKLDENTKRGPKVFLATVHGNKNQVLVDDNNNFLYTYLPSDLFFYQTLVCGKTGSGKTVATKYLAQHFVDKGGAVLAINVKDVDFLKMDKPSNHLNEDIRKEWKFIGEKERKVDNFKVYYPATTTIKPTRGVTPTITQSISLDVRTIEPEALNGILQSISDIAAQYLPDIFRYWREERYETNEANEITFNNFVNWFTEINQREDERNRFPIRFARGDFGIAPLAPGTASNILRNLNIARAYFDDSQAYKLSGKDILQHGMMSVIDLEDEKSKTFGSVLLRHLLHQIVDLKSSNRSNVPILIIIDEVHQFYNTESSKEALGDLDTICRQGRSQEIGVIFSSQNPSDIPRGLSNVINTKIFFKSDSGIARTHGINISDSEIQNLEKGFAVANIHEMSQLKMLKFPLAFAGVIKRGS, encoded by the coding sequence ATGACATGGATTGTGGTAGCTCCTGACAGGGATAATAGATATAAACTTGTTTCCAAAAGAGGGACATCTGGCCTTCTTCCAAAAGGTTCTTATTTAACTATAATTGACACTGATAATGAAAATAAACCTCTTTTTGTTTTACAAGTTGAGGAAAGCAGTCAAGAGTATCCATATAGTCCTTCACCAATGACTGTGGACATGGATTTAGGAAAAATAAAAGCTGATTTAAAATGGCAAAATATAATATCTGCACGTGTTATTAAAGATCTCAACGAGAGAACTGACGGTAAAGTAAATGTTGTTGATATCCTTTCAGTAGCAAGGCGTTCAAATCAGGATGAGATTGACATCGCTATGGGACATAATAAGTTGGATGAAAACACAAAAAGAGGTCCAAAGGTTTTTCTTGCAACAGTACACGGCAACAAAAATCAAGTTCTAGTAGATGATAACAACAATTTTTTGTACACTTATCTTCCAAGTGATTTATTTTTCTACCAGACTTTGGTATGTGGTAAAACAGGAAGCGGAAAAACAGTAGCTACTAAATATCTTGCACAACATTTCGTTGACAAGGGAGGAGCAGTCCTTGCAATAAATGTGAAAGATGTTGACTTTTTGAAAATGGATAAGCCTTCAAACCACTTGAACGAGGATATTAGAAAGGAGTGGAAATTTATTGGGGAAAAAGAACGCAAAGTCGATAATTTCAAAGTATATTATCCTGCGACAACTACTATCAAACCAACTCGAGGGGTAACACCAACTATAACACAATCAATTTCCTTAGATGTGCGTACAATAGAACCTGAAGCTCTCAACGGAATACTTCAATCCATTAGTGATATTGCAGCACAATATCTACCTGATATTTTCAGATATTGGCGTGAGGAAAGATATGAAACAAACGAAGCAAATGAAATAACTTTTAATAACTTTGTTAATTGGTTCACTGAAATTAACCAAAGAGAAGATGAAAGAAATCGTTTTCCAATAAGGTTTGCTAGAGGAGATTTTGGGATTGCACCTCTTGCTCCAGGAACAGCATCTAATATTTTGAGAAATTTAAATATCGCAAGAGCTTATTTTGACGATTCGCAAGCTTACAAATTGAGTGGAAAAGATATACTCCAGCATGGGATGATGTCTGTAATTGATTTAGAAGATGAAAAATCAAAAACATTTGGCTCTGTATTACTAAGACATTTACTTCATCAGATTGTTGATTTAAAAAGTTCTAACCGAAGTAATGTTCCTATTCTTATAATAATAGATGAAGTTCACCAATTTTATAATACCGAGAGTTCTAAAGAAGCACTTGGGGATTTAGATACCATTTGCCGCCAAGGTAGGAGTCAAGAAATTGGTGTAATTTTCTCTTCACAAAATCCTAGCGATATTCCAAGAGGGCTTTCTAACGTTATCAATACTAAAATTTTCTTTAAATCCGATTCAGGAATTGCTAGAACTCACGGAATTAATATCTCTGATAGTGAAATCCAAAATTTGGAAAAAGGTTTTGCTGTTGCAAATATCCATGAGATGTCGCAATTAAAAATGTTAAAGTTTCCATTGGCTTTTGCTGGTGTAATAAAGAGAGGGAGTTAA
- a CDS encoding nucleotidyltransferase family protein, with protein sequence MDVNQIRLLILEKKDEIKEEFKAEVLGVFGSYARGEEKKESDIDVLVRFGEGATLLHLVGLGYYLEDLFGVPVDVVSERALHPMMKDDVLKELVPV encoded by the coding sequence ATGGATGTTAACCAGATCCGGCTCCTTATCTTAGAAAAAAAGGACGAAATAAAAGAAGAGTTCAAAGCTGAAGTCCTGGGAGTTTTCGGTTCGTACGCACGTGGCGAAGAAAAAAAAGAAAGTGATATTGATGTCCTTGTGAGGTTTGGAGAAGGAGCTACCCTCTTACACCTTGTGGGACTTGGATATTATCTTGAGGACTTATTTGGAGTTCCAGTTGATGTTGTTTCAGAGAGAGCTCTCCACCCGATGATGAAAGATGACGTGTTAAAAGAGCTGGTACCGGTATGA
- a CDS encoding HepT-like ribonuclease domain-containing protein: MRSPLLYLSEIMSAAVAIQDFTEGMGRETFLNDEKTKSAVVRQLEIIGEAAKAVPADIRALAPDIDWRNISGMRDRIIHAYFNVDYSLVWDTIVSDVPVLESRIKMLVNELKK, encoded by the coding sequence ATGAGATCCCCTCTCCTTTATCTTTCCGAGATAATGTCCGCTGCTGTAGCTATACAAGATTTCACTGAGGGAATGGGCAGAGAAACTTTTCTGAATGATGAGAAAACAAAAAGCGCAGTTGTCCGCCAGTTAGAGATAATAGGTGAAGCTGCAAAAGCTGTTCCTGCAGATATAAGGGCTTTAGCTCCTGATATAGATTGGAGAAATATATCAGGTATGCGAGATAGAATAATACACGCCTATTTTAATGTGGATTATAGCCTTGTATGGGATACCATAGTAAGTGATGTTCCAGTGCTTGAAAGCAGAATTAAAATGTTAGTTAACGAGTTAAAGAAATAA
- a CDS encoding MBL fold metallo-hydrolase: MKLTVLVDNNTLIDRYFFAEPGLSFLLEDSGIRVLFDTGYSDIFLTNARKMGLSLLDLDYLVLSHGHLDHTWGLEHLVRLFTEAGIERLPSRPPVLIAHPLAFESKKTEEIGEIGSLFTPKKLSEHFRLQLSSTPLWLSEKLVFLEEIPRKFTFEAETAVGYVQDSEGNKIPDLLPDDTALVYRAEAGLVIITGCSHSGICNITEYAKEVCGDSRVLDIVGGFHLLEPSEERMRGTLEYLKKLDPGCVHACHCTDLNSKIELSKVCRLKEVGVGLQIEYF, from the coding sequence ATGAAACTCACCGTCCTTGTTGATAATAACACCCTTATTGACAGGTATTTCTTTGCCGAGCCCGGTTTGTCTTTTCTGCTGGAGGATTCAGGCATACGAGTTCTTTTTGATACCGGGTATTCGGATATCTTCCTTACAAATGCCCGGAAAATGGGGCTTTCACTTCTGGACCTTGATTATCTGGTCCTATCCCACGGGCACCTGGACCACACCTGGGGACTCGAACATCTGGTACGTTTATTCACAGAAGCAGGGATAGAAAGGCTTCCCAGCAGACCTCCGGTTCTCATTGCCCATCCCCTGGCCTTCGAAAGCAAAAAAACTGAAGAGATAGGGGAAATCGGAAGTCTGTTCACTCCCAAAAAGCTTTCAGAACACTTCAGGCTACAGCTCTCAAGTACTCCCCTCTGGCTGAGCGAGAAGCTCGTTTTCCTTGAGGAAATCCCCAGGAAATTCACTTTTGAGGCAGAGACAGCTGTCGGATATGTGCAGGACAGCGAGGGGAACAAAATTCCAGACCTCCTTCCGGATGACACGGCACTCGTATACAGGGCAGAAGCAGGGCTCGTAATCATCACGGGCTGTTCCCACTCCGGGATCTGCAATATTACCGAATATGCAAAAGAAGTCTGTGGAGACAGCAGGGTCCTTGATATAGTAGGTGGCTTTCATCTTCTGGAACCCTCAGAAGAACGGATGCGTGGGACCCTTGAATACCTTAAAAAACTTGATCCCGGCTGCGTGCATGCCTGCCACTGTACGGACTTAAACTCAAAAATCGAGCTTTCAAAGGTTTGCAGGCTTAAAGAAGTTGGAGTTGGCCTGCAGATTGAGTATTTTTAA
- a CDS encoding serine--tRNA ligase — translation MKLQFNLKAYFKTSADPTPAKDVIAALFEEANGTLLTRGAPEGQGAKVTEWKLGEDRIELSLQSGGYVRVHDAIFRLRKQLSEALGKKFKIGIRGIEVESFIIRMPADHELRMLKVPYIKSMENIEGGIELELEVGEAEMKNRVPDRILTLLEEKIEAAQYGAKAEHWNLLWQREPMEHPFKEDPTQAMMKEGWLKRGSSRGQWIHGPQSTRIFRTFEKIVLEELLEPLGYREMIFPKLVTWEVWMKSGHAKGVYPEIYYICPPQTRDPDYWEEVADYYKVTHEVPTKLIKEKIAEPIGGMCYAQCPPFWMYVAGETLPNEEIPVKVFDRSGTSHRYESGGIHGIERVDEFHRIEIVWIGTKEGVIKCAEELHDRYMHIFNDILDIEWRKARVTPWFMAQEGLLGLAEENTVGTTDYEACLPYRGPDGEWLEFQNVSINGDKYPKGFNVKLQSGEELWSGCSGVGLERWAAVFLAQKGLDPANWPEEFRKRVGEMPNGIRFL, via the coding sequence TTGAAATTACAGTTCAATCTTAAAGCTTACTTTAAAACAAGTGCAGACCCTACTCCTGCAAAGGATGTTATAGCTGCGCTTTTTGAAGAGGCAAACGGTACCCTTCTCACCCGAGGGGCGCCTGAAGGACAGGGAGCAAAGGTTACGGAATGGAAGCTCGGGGAGGACAGGATCGAGCTTTCGCTCCAGTCCGGCGGGTATGTTAGAGTGCACGATGCAATTTTCCGGCTGAGGAAACAGCTCTCTGAGGCACTAGGTAAGAAATTCAAGATAGGGATTCGTGGAATTGAGGTTGAGTCTTTCATCATTAGGATGCCGGCTGACCATGAGCTCCGGATGCTCAAAGTGCCTTATATCAAAAGTATGGAAAACATTGAAGGCGGGATTGAGCTCGAGCTTGAGGTCGGAGAAGCTGAGATGAAGAACCGAGTGCCGGACAGGATTCTCACTCTTCTTGAAGAGAAAATCGAGGCTGCCCAGTACGGGGCAAAGGCCGAGCACTGGAATCTGCTCTGGCAGAGAGAGCCAATGGAGCATCCCTTCAAGGAAGACCCTACCCAGGCCATGATGAAAGAAGGCTGGCTCAAGCGAGGTTCAAGCCGTGGGCAGTGGATCCACGGTCCACAGTCCACAAGGATCTTCCGGACTTTCGAAAAAATTGTCCTTGAAGAACTTCTCGAACCTTTAGGATACAGGGAAATGATTTTCCCGAAACTTGTTACCTGGGAAGTCTGGATGAAGTCCGGGCATGCAAAGGGTGTCTACCCCGAAATATATTATATATGTCCTCCGCAGACAAGAGATCCCGATTACTGGGAAGAGGTTGCCGATTACTACAAGGTTACCCATGAAGTGCCCACAAAACTTATCAAAGAAAAAATCGCAGAGCCAATCGGAGGCATGTGCTATGCTCAGTGTCCGCCTTTCTGGATGTACGTAGCAGGGGAAACTCTTCCAAACGAGGAAATTCCTGTAAAGGTCTTTGACAGGTCCGGAACCTCCCACAGGTATGAGAGTGGCGGAATTCACGGAATCGAAAGGGTCGATGAGTTCCACAGGATTGAAATCGTCTGGATCGGGACAAAGGAAGGAGTAATAAAGTGCGCAGAAGAACTGCATGATCGCTATATGCATATCTTCAACGACATCCTGGACATCGAGTGGAGAAAAGCAAGAGTTACCCCCTGGTTCATGGCACAGGAAGGGCTTCTCGGTCTTGCCGAAGAAAACACTGTAGGGACCACCGATTACGAAGCCTGCCTGCCTTACCGTGGGCCGGATGGAGAATGGCTCGAGTTCCAGAATGTGAGCATCAACGGAGACAAGTATCCCAAAGGCTTCAATGTGAAACTTCAGTCCGGAGAAGAACTCTGGTCTGGCTGTTCCGGAGTCGGGCTTGAAAGATGGGCTGCGGTCTTCCTTGCGCAGAAAGGGCTTGACCCTGCAAATTGGCCTGAGGAGTTCAGAAAGAGAGTAGGCGAAATGCCAAATGGCATCCGTTTCCTTTAA
- a CDS encoding IS1634 family transposase — protein sequence MKKTDQKAKTKKLSPSAKGTKNFKKISHLLNAKTFSQKTETPFVLIVCREFLDILGFDEIINDNVRWDKDQWSVSPATLARSIILTPFLRNDKRCPLYRIEEALEGLDLKLLFGGNYLRTDFNDDHLAKLLDRIAEAGSTGLFSRIAANSYVNFKIPVSHILHADTTSHVFYGECKVCEQEGYEGLNVTHGHSKDKHPEMKQIMTGMLVDEYGIPVYEQTLDGNTADSTWFKSAIQYLQGLFGDSCGGYTFIADSKLVNKKNIEIIYGDKDPIRFISHCPSNFNSKIAEKAIKKAYLLNDWEYLGICCEDEKSKRAARYDAQGFVKTIYKNKLRLVVIKGDDAESKVKKSIEKEKQAIVDDVKKSFKEPFSCEPDAEKEIGAFLKKHKNSLLDIKLSVEKIVTEKRSRGRPSKDQKPPTIIEKFVVKLDKLTENEKRVEEYKQDKESFVLITNIPADEKNNKQILQDYKKQRVIEANFEELKKPTMVSTIFLEKPERIDALMMLLHVSLLIRVLMRVITRMNLKNENEPSLIDFAGRPLVNPTADKLLRLFSLHSVVTVGDEHIIYSKSGKADHLCKLLELLGLHSETG from the coding sequence ATGAAAAAAACGGATCAAAAAGCAAAAACCAAAAAGCTTTCTCCTTCTGCAAAAGGTACTAAGAATTTTAAAAAAATATCCCACCTTTTAAATGCCAAAACTTTCTCCCAAAAAACGGAAACACCTTTCGTTTTAATCGTTTGCCGCGAGTTTCTTGACATACTCGGCTTTGACGAGATCATCAATGATAATGTTAGATGGGATAAAGATCAGTGGTCAGTTTCTCCTGCAACACTTGCAAGAAGTATCATTTTAACTCCCTTTTTAAGAAATGATAAAAGATGTCCTCTTTACCGCATTGAAGAAGCACTTGAAGGTCTTGACTTGAAGCTTCTTTTTGGTGGGAATTATCTACGTACTGATTTCAATGATGATCATCTTGCGAAATTACTGGATCGGATTGCTGAGGCAGGTAGTACTGGATTATTTAGCAGAATAGCAGCCAATTCTTATGTGAATTTCAAAATCCCTGTTAGCCATATACTTCATGCAGACACAACATCCCATGTATTTTACGGAGAATGTAAGGTCTGTGAACAGGAAGGTTATGAAGGGTTGAATGTAACTCATGGACACAGTAAAGACAAGCACCCTGAAATGAAGCAAATTATGACTGGAATGCTTGTAGATGAATATGGGATTCCAGTATATGAACAAACACTGGATGGAAATACTGCAGATAGTACCTGGTTTAAGAGTGCAATACAATATTTGCAGGGACTTTTTGGTGATAGTTGTGGTGGCTATACATTTATAGCAGATTCAAAACTGGTTAACAAAAAGAATATAGAGATTATATACGGAGATAAAGATCCAATAAGATTTATATCTCACTGTCCTTCCAATTTTAACTCTAAAATTGCTGAAAAAGCGATAAAAAAAGCTTATTTGCTGAATGATTGGGAATATCTTGGAATTTGTTGTGAAGATGAAAAATCAAAACGAGCTGCAAGATATGATGCTCAAGGTTTTGTGAAAACTATCTATAAAAATAAGCTTCGATTGGTTGTGATCAAGGGTGATGATGCGGAAAGCAAAGTAAAAAAGAGTATTGAAAAAGAGAAACAAGCGATTGTGGATGACGTAAAGAAGTCGTTTAAGGAACCATTTTCCTGTGAACCAGACGCAGAAAAAGAAATTGGTGCGTTCCTTAAGAAGCATAAAAACTCATTGCTTGACATTAAACTCAGTGTTGAAAAAATAGTCACAGAAAAAAGGTCGAGAGGAAGACCTTCTAAAGATCAAAAGCCTCCTACTATTATTGAAAAATTTGTAGTCAAGCTGGATAAATTGACCGAAAATGAGAAGCGTGTGGAAGAGTACAAACAGGACAAAGAATCCTTTGTTTTAATTACCAACATTCCAGCAGATGAAAAAAACAATAAGCAGATACTTCAGGATTACAAAAAACAAAGAGTTATCGAAGCCAATTTTGAAGAATTGAAAAAACCTACTATGGTATCTACCATTTTCCTAGAAAAACCTGAGCGTATTGATGCGTTGATGATGTTGCTTCATGTTTCACTGCTCATAAGGGTATTGATGAGGGTTATCACCAGAATGAACCTTAAAAATGAAAATGAGCCATCACTAATTGATTTTGCTGGAAGACCTTTAGTGAATCCTACTGCGGATAAATTGTTAAGGTTATTTTCACTGCATAGTGTTGTCACTGTAGGGGATGAACATATTATTTATTCAAAGTCTGGGAAAGCAGATCATCTGTGCAAGTTGTTAGAGCTGTTGGGACTTCACTCAGAAACAGGATAA
- a CDS encoding DNA adenine methylase: protein MKTKMSMRSRVSSVLRYPGGKSKALKTILDFVPPHFKNFREPFVGGGSVFIAIKQKMPDCTNFSINDINSDLYYFWKFLQEDGEIFKDAVISMKNQFNSGKDLFKYYRNKTCEWSEFERAIRFFILNRITFSGLIDSGGYSQESYDKRFTSSMIDKLVPLSNLLNGVKITNNDYTYLLNKPGDNVFIFLDPPYLTSKNSKLYGINGNLHTSFDHQKFAEDVKKCKHKWLLTCDDSPEIRDLFSFAHITPWNLAYGMTNVKKEKLKRGSELLITNYDVSEKNRTNTLEKFDLKELESSTVII from the coding sequence ATGAAGACGAAGATGAGTATGCGTTCTAGAGTGAGTTCTGTTTTAAGGTATCCAGGAGGAAAATCTAAAGCTTTAAAAACAATTTTGGATTTTGTACCTCCGCACTTTAAGAATTTTAGAGAACCTTTTGTGGGCGGCGGATCGGTATTTATTGCAATCAAACAAAAAATGCCGGATTGCACTAATTTCTCAATAAACGACATAAATTCTGACTTGTACTATTTCTGGAAGTTTTTACAAGAAGATGGGGAAATATTTAAAGACGCTGTAATTTCAATGAAAAATCAGTTCAACTCAGGTAAAGATCTTTTCAAATATTATAGAAATAAAACTTGTGAATGGAGTGAATTTGAGAGGGCAATTAGATTCTTCATTTTGAATAGGATCACATTCTCGGGACTTATTGATTCAGGAGGTTACTCTCAAGAATCGTATGACAAAAGATTTACATCTTCAATGATTGACAAACTAGTACCATTATCAAATCTGTTAAATGGCGTAAAGATTACAAACAATGATTATACTTATTTATTAAATAAACCCGGTGATAATGTCTTTATTTTCTTAGACCCTCCATATTTAACGTCAAAAAATTCAAAATTGTACGGGATAAATGGCAATTTGCACACCAGCTTTGACCATCAAAAATTTGCTGAAGATGTAAAAAAATGCAAACATAAGTGGCTTTTAACTTGTGATGATTCGCCTGAAATAAGAGACCTTTTTAGTTTTGCACATATAACTCCTTGGAATTTAGCATATGGAATGACTAATGTAAAAAAAGAAAAATTAAAAAGAGGGAGCGAGCTTTTGATCACAAACTATGATGTGTCTGAAAAAAATCGCACCAATACACTTGAAAAATTTGATCTGAAAGAACTAGAGTCTTCTACTGTAATCATATGA